One window of Thermocoleostomius sinensis A174 genomic DNA carries:
- the purH gene encoding bifunctional phosphoribosylaminoimidazolecarboxamide formyltransferase/IMP cyclohydrolase — MARLALLSTSDKTGIVELARRLVEEFEFELLSSGGTAKTLQSVGIPVMKVSDYTESPEILGGRVKTLHPRIHGGILARQTLPEDLADLEANHIRPIALVVVNLYPFEQTVAKPDVTLTEAIEQIDIGGPAMLRAAAKNFAHLTVLCDPSQYSEYLDELQEHGDASVEFRQACALRAFQHTAAYDRVICEYLEQQKSTTASSFSLFGTLLQPLRYGENPHQPAAWYQTGSAPTGWTAAEKLQGKELSYNNLVDLEAARSLVAEFASDDPSAVIIKHNNPCGVAMGNTIAEAYQKAFAADSVSAFGGIVAFNQSIDADTASELTKTFLECVVAPGCDPDAQQLLRAKSKVRVLVLPDLVTGPTQLVKPIAGGFLVQAADDQSVDPSQWQVVTDRQPTDAQLAELLFAWKVCKHVKSNAIVVTADRTTLGVGAGQMNRVGSVQIALEQAGAKAQGGVLASDGFFPFDDSVRTAAAAGIAAIVQPGGSVRDADSIAAANELGLVMMFTGMRHFLH, encoded by the coding sequence ATGGCACGGTTGGCACTGCTGAGTACGTCAGATAAAACAGGGATTGTAGAATTGGCACGTCGTCTGGTTGAGGAGTTCGAGTTTGAGCTACTGAGCAGTGGCGGAACGGCCAAAACCTTGCAATCCGTCGGAATTCCCGTGATGAAAGTTTCTGACTATACAGAATCACCAGAAATTTTGGGAGGACGAGTCAAAACGCTGCACCCCCGCATTCATGGTGGCATTTTGGCACGGCAAACTCTGCCCGAAGACCTGGCTGATTTGGAGGCTAACCACATTCGACCGATCGCCTTAGTGGTGGTGAACCTATACCCATTTGAGCAAACCGTCGCTAAGCCAGATGTCACCCTAACCGAGGCAATCGAGCAAATTGACATTGGCGGCCCGGCCATGCTGCGAGCCGCTGCCAAAAACTTTGCCCATCTCACAGTGTTGTGCGATCCCAGCCAATACAGCGAGTATCTCGATGAACTGCAAGAACACGGAGATGCCTCAGTAGAATTTCGTCAAGCTTGTGCACTGCGAGCGTTTCAACACACTGCCGCTTACGATCGGGTGATTTGCGAGTATCTGGAGCAACAGAAATCCACAACCGCTTCATCCTTCTCGCTTTTCGGTACGCTGCTGCAACCCCTACGCTATGGCGAAAACCCACATCAACCAGCAGCTTGGTATCAAACGGGATCTGCACCCACTGGTTGGACAGCAGCAGAAAAGCTGCAAGGTAAAGAACTGAGCTATAACAATTTGGTGGATCTGGAGGCGGCTCGCAGCCTTGTGGCCGAATTTGCCAGTGACGATCCCAGTGCGGTAATTATTAAACACAACAATCCGTGTGGGGTGGCGATGGGCAACACAATCGCCGAAGCTTACCAAAAAGCGTTTGCTGCCGATTCGGTGTCGGCCTTTGGCGGTATTGTGGCGTTCAATCAATCGATCGATGCGGATACGGCCAGCGAACTAACCAAGACGTTTTTGGAATGCGTGGTGGCTCCCGGTTGTGATCCAGACGCACAACAACTGCTTCGTGCAAAATCGAAGGTGCGGGTTTTGGTGCTGCCAGACTTAGTGACTGGCCCAACACAATTAGTGAAACCGATTGCAGGTGGATTTCTGGTACAAGCGGCGGATGATCAGTCCGTTGATCCGAGCCAGTGGCAAGTTGTCACCGATCGCCAGCCCACAGACGCACAACTGGCCGAACTGCTGTTTGCTTGGAAGGTGTGCAAACATGTCAAGTCCAATGCCATTGTAGTGACAGCCGATCGCACGACCTTGGGTGTGGGGGCTGGTCAAATGAACCGAGTCGGCTCGGTGCAAATTGCCCTGGAGCAGGCTGGCGCGAAAGCCCAGGGAGGCGTTTTGGCGAGTGATGGATTTTTCCCGTTTGATGACTCGGTGCGTACCGCCGCTGCCGCAGGCATTGCCGCTATTGTGCAACCCGGTGGCAGCGTCCGTGATGCTGATTCGATCGCGGCAGCGAATGAACTCGGGTTAGTGATGATGTTTACAGGTATGCGCCATTTTTTACATTAA
- the coaBC gene encoding bifunctional phosphopantothenoylcysteine decarboxylase/phosphopantothenate--cysteine ligase CoaBC, whose translation MVLGKRILIGVGGGIAAYKVCEVVSTLAKAGAEVRVMLTDRSQQFVTPLTFASLSRHPAYTDQEFWQPTYSRPLHIELGEWAEVLLIAPLTANTLAKLAHGLADNLLTNTVLASTCPVLLAPAMNTDMWQQAAVQRNWQQLCSDDRVHTVGPGAGILACDRVGAGRMAEPTEIVAQLRSLLYTQGRRDLAGKHILISAGGTREHFDPVRFIGNPSSGKMGIALAQAAQHRGATVTLVHAPIDSQLLSMIPQVQQVAVISAAEMHQAMLTHVSQADWIIMAAAVADVRPAHISSEKLPKRSLPQSLPLEFAPDIAAALSQIKQPHQRLIGFAAQTGEIVPPALEKLQRKHLDAIVANPIDQPNSGFGSEQNQAILLDRHGQQTIVPPCCKLELAHCIYDFINALG comes from the coding sequence ATGGTGCTAGGAAAACGCATTCTGATTGGGGTGGGCGGGGGGATTGCCGCTTACAAAGTTTGTGAGGTGGTTTCAACCCTGGCTAAAGCAGGGGCCGAGGTGCGGGTGATGCTCACCGATCGATCGCAGCAGTTTGTCACTCCCCTCACCTTTGCGAGTTTGTCTCGCCATCCGGCTTATACAGATCAAGAATTTTGGCAACCCACTTACTCTCGTCCGCTGCACATTGAGTTGGGAGAATGGGCTGAGGTATTGCTCATTGCTCCCCTGACAGCCAATACCCTGGCCAAACTAGCGCACGGATTGGCAGATAACTTGCTGACCAACACGGTTCTGGCTTCCACCTGCCCTGTGTTGCTGGCTCCTGCTATGAATACCGACATGTGGCAGCAAGCAGCGGTGCAACGCAACTGGCAGCAACTTTGTTCAGACGATCGCGTTCACACGGTTGGACCCGGAGCCGGAATTTTGGCGTGCGATCGAGTTGGGGCTGGACGCATGGCCGAACCGACTGAGATAGTGGCGCAGCTTCGATCGCTGTTGTACACCCAAGGACGGCGAGATCTTGCTGGTAAGCATATTTTGATTAGTGCAGGTGGCACACGCGAGCATTTTGATCCGGTACGGTTTATTGGCAACCCATCGAGTGGAAAAATGGGTATTGCCTTAGCGCAAGCAGCGCAACATCGGGGGGCAACGGTAACACTGGTTCATGCTCCAATAGACAGTCAATTGCTGTCGATGATTCCGCAGGTGCAACAGGTGGCAGTGATTAGTGCGGCTGAAATGCATCAGGCTATGTTGACGCATGTTTCCCAAGCCGACTGGATCATCATGGCAGCGGCCGTAGCGGATGTGCGTCCGGCTCATATCAGTTCAGAAAAGCTACCGAAGCGATCGTTACCCCAGTCTTTGCCCCTAGAGTTTGCTCCGGACATTGCTGCTGCCTTAAGTCAGATAAAACAACCTCACCAGCGTTTGATTGGGTTTGCGGCCCAAACCGGGGAGATTGTCCCCCCAGCCCTAGAAAAACTACAGCGAAAACATCTCGATGCGATTGTGGCGAATCCAATTGATCAGCCAAACAGCGGGTTTGGTAGCGAGCAAAATCAAGCTATTCTTCTCGATCGCCATGGGCAGCAAACAATTGTGCCACCGTGCTGCAAGTTAGAACTTGCCCATTGCATTTATGACTTCATTAATGCCCTTGGTTAG
- a CDS encoding phospholipase D-like domain-containing protein, with translation MSKRGRGSKQQPRTPWLKWLGAGLIMLLLVPLGLLYLRGAFRQSVTYSLANVPSLEDDRFVRMVMGLSSSLPTNGELIGFWIGADAIYAARLEAIRQAQRSIQFETYYMTPGQRADEFAAALIEQATNGVTVQLLVDNHGTGSIPDDYWQRLTNAGAEVRFFREFDWRAPLDYNSRTHRKLLVIDGQQVLIGGAGVSDDWDGDPDIGDVAPWLEFEVGYTGPIASLMEGFFLQNWAYDGGRVDLAQAMPIQSDADVPLYITYNAASLDESAIRMLFQLSFMAAADRIWIGSPYFVPDTPTRDTLIDAKERGVDVRVLTMGESNDKPIVRFASRELYGPLLAAGVEICEYQPSMMHAKLALIDSGWASTGSANFDPRSYFHNDELNVSTTYPPLIQHLDRFFVSALEDSHCLTYSEWQSRSWTEIVQGRFGLLFKDLL, from the coding sequence ATGTCGAAGCGAGGACGCGGTTCAAAGCAGCAACCCCGAACCCCGTGGCTAAAGTGGCTGGGGGCGGGTTTAATTATGCTGCTGCTGGTTCCGTTGGGGCTACTGTACCTACGAGGTGCTTTTCGGCAGTCCGTTACCTATTCGCTCGCCAATGTACCGAGCCTTGAGGACGATCGCTTTGTGCGCATGGTCATGGGATTATCTAGCAGTTTGCCAACCAACGGTGAACTGATTGGCTTTTGGATAGGCGCCGATGCCATTTATGCCGCTCGTTTGGAGGCGATTCGTCAAGCCCAACGATCGATTCAATTTGAGACCTACTACATGACCCCTGGTCAACGGGCTGATGAATTTGCGGCTGCTTTAATTGAGCAAGCAACCAACGGTGTGACGGTGCAACTATTGGTAGACAATCATGGAACTGGCTCCATTCCCGATGATTATTGGCAACGATTGACTAATGCAGGCGCAGAGGTACGATTTTTCCGTGAGTTTGACTGGCGAGCACCGCTAGACTACAACTCTCGAACACACCGCAAACTGTTGGTGATTGATGGTCAACAAGTGCTAATTGGCGGGGCAGGAGTTTCGGACGATTGGGATGGCGATCCAGATATTGGCGATGTTGCTCCTTGGTTAGAGTTTGAAGTGGGCTATACCGGCCCAATTGCTAGCCTAATGGAGGGATTCTTCCTGCAAAATTGGGCTTACGATGGCGGTCGTGTGGATCTAGCCCAGGCCATGCCCATCCAATCTGATGCCGATGTGCCCCTGTATATCACCTACAATGCGGCTAGCTTGGACGAGTCTGCAATTCGGATGCTGTTTCAGCTTAGTTTTATGGCTGCTGCCGATCGCATCTGGATTGGTAGCCCCTATTTCGTTCCTGATACGCCCACTCGTGACACTCTCATTGATGCGAAAGAGCGCGGGGTGGATGTGCGAGTGCTAACTATGGGCGAAAGCAACGATAAGCCAATCGTTCGGTTTGCCTCGCGGGAATTGTATGGGCCACTGCTAGCAGCGGGAGTGGAAATCTGCGAGTATCAACCAAGTATGATGCATGCCAAATTAGCCCTCATCGATAGCGGTTGGGCCAGCACAGGCAGCGCCAACTTTGATCCGCGCAGCTATTTTCACAATGACGAGTTGAATGTGTCCACTACCTACCCTCCGCTGATTCAACATCTCGATCGTTTTTTTGTATCTGCCTTAGAAGACAGCCATTGTTTAACTTATTCTGAATGGCAATCGCGTTCCTGGACTGAAATCGTGCAAGGACGATTCGGACTCTTGTTCAAAGATTTACTTTAA
- a CDS encoding alpha/beta hydrolase, whose translation MSLQTIAIPPQRGQAQGLLVMLHGWGANAQDVSALASFLNLPNYQFVFPDAPFPYLYSPIGRVWYNFPENYTFLSNPEFYDQPELTQSRQQLIEWLRSLESTTGIPLSRTVLAGFSQGGAMTLDVGLKLPLAALMVLSGYIHAPARLAIGEGSASVPPVLMVHGRQDQVVPLAAAHQARDQLLALGVAVQYRELDMGHEIQPHVLRLMQSFIEETVISPDSPSKPL comes from the coding sequence GTGTCTCTGCAAACGATCGCGATTCCTCCCCAACGGGGACAAGCCCAAGGGTTACTGGTGATGCTGCATGGCTGGGGCGCCAATGCCCAGGATGTATCCGCTCTGGCGTCTTTTTTGAACTTACCCAATTACCAGTTTGTGTTTCCAGATGCGCCGTTCCCCTACTTGTATTCCCCGATCGGTCGAGTTTGGTACAACTTTCCGGAAAACTACACATTTCTCAGCAATCCTGAGTTTTACGATCAACCCGAGTTGACCCAAAGCCGTCAACAGCTAATTGAATGGTTGCGATCGCTAGAATCCACAACCGGAATTCCCCTATCCCGCACCGTGTTGGCAGGGTTTTCTCAGGGTGGGGCCATGACTCTGGATGTCGGACTCAAGTTACCGCTGGCGGCATTGATGGTGCTGAGTGGCTATATTCATGCACCAGCACGGTTAGCAATTGGCGAAGGTTCTGCCTCTGTACCTCCGGTGTTGATGGTACATGGGCGGCAGGATCAGGTTGTGCCTTTAGCGGCGGCTCATCAAGCTCGCGATCAGTTACTCGCCTTGGGTGTAGCTGTGCAGTACCGGGAACTTGACATGGGACATGAAATTCAGCCACATGTTTTGAGATTGATGCAAAGTTTTATAGAAGAAACGGTGATTTCTCCCGATTCCCCCTCAAAACCGCTATAG
- a CDS encoding IS5 family transposase, producing MSKAYPSNLTRAQYEVLSELIPAAKPGGRPRSVDLWEVLNAMLYVLVEGCRWRSLPGDFPAWQTVYTYFRNWRLDGTWISIHDQLHQWVRIDAQRYPSPSEAIIDSQSIKSAAGVHQQVGFDGGKLITGRKRFLTVDTLGLVLRVFVSAANLGEREGGKRVLKRVKRMKKKVSRLITIWVDGGFDGAPFLMWVMDVCRWIVQVVLRPEQTKGFSLLKKRWVVERTFGWLMGCRRLVRDYELLPETSETLIYLAMIRIMVRRLA from the coding sequence ATGAGTAAAGCATATCCCAGTAACCTAACCCGCGCCCAATATGAGGTTTTGAGTGAATTAATTCCAGCAGCAAAGCCAGGTGGTCGTCCTCGCAGCGTTGACCTGTGGGAGGTGCTCAATGCCATGCTCTATGTTCTGGTTGAAGGCTGTCGTTGGCGTTCTTTACCTGGTGATTTCCCAGCCTGGCAGACGGTGTACACGTACTTCCGCAACTGGCGATTGGACGGCACCTGGATTTCCATTCATGACCAGTTGCACCAGTGGGTTCGCATCGATGCGCAACGCTATCCTAGTCCATCAGAAGCGATCATCGATAGCCAAAGCATCAAGAGTGCAGCAGGAGTTCATCAACAAGTTGGCTTTGATGGAGGCAAGCTGATTACAGGACGCAAACGATTTTTAACGGTGGATACGTTAGGACTGGTTTTGCGGGTGTTTGTGAGTGCGGCAAACCTGGGGGAACGCGAAGGGGGCAAACGTGTCCTCAAACGAGTCAAACGGATGAAGAAAAAGGTTTCACGCTTAATCACCATTTGGGTAGACGGCGGGTTCGATGGCGCACCTTTTCTGATGTGGGTGATGGATGTTTGTCGTTGGATTGTGCAAGTTGTACTGCGACCTGAGCAAACCAAAGGCTTTAGCTTGCTCAAAAAGAGGTGGGTGGTAGAACGAACTTTTGGTTGGCTAATGGGATGCAGACGGTTGGTCAGAGACTATGAATTATTACCAGAGACATCAGAAACCTTGATCTACCTTGCCATGATTCGGATTATGGTGAGGCGGTTGGCATAA
- a CDS encoding serine/threonine protein kinase → MDTLVGKTLQGGKYTLEQQLGEGGFGITFKAIHHFLGQPVVIKTLNPAIQRHPQFDKIRQQFQHEGRRLALCVHPNIVRVNDFFIEDERPYLVMDYVPGPTLRQVVFPHNPLPEPIAIHYIRQIGSALQAVHQSGLLHRDIKPQNILRCEGTHKVVLIDFGTAREFTPGLVQTHTGLASEGYAPIEQYIAEAKRTPATDVYGLAATLYSLLTAEVPVAAPIRHHQPLPEPRDLNPTVSQAVNHAVMRGLAVEAWERPQTVAEWLTWLPSSEEASPVEPGINSSIAPEIMTPTVATQAISHTSFLPDATQVTAAIPPTATAPSNHSARSGKVTGRVLAAMAVAGVLAGAGGAFWFHSRQVDANSNTAPSIATTPVLEQDTAPTSNLPIAPIDGESELSSPESFATPTFPEETPRTETESPQPEPTPELPTPLLNNRPIVGLPTGTSEQQVVALLGAPSQTNANGYWPNTHTALYEVVPEQVTLGFIYDKDSDRVRQTEAAFAQSVDPATIRETASGMLNSALPADVEQGLDQVWSRQTNRYSFTVGDLSGVIERNNRDRIYIGIWEADLHE, encoded by the coding sequence ATGGACACACTTGTGGGTAAGACGTTGCAAGGCGGCAAATATACCTTGGAGCAACAGTTAGGAGAAGGCGGTTTTGGCATCACCTTCAAGGCAATCCACCATTTTCTTGGGCAACCTGTGGTAATCAAAACCTTGAATCCGGCGATTCAACGGCATCCTCAGTTTGATAAGATTAGGCAACAGTTTCAGCATGAAGGTCGCCGCTTGGCTTTATGCGTTCATCCCAATATTGTGCGCGTCAATGATTTTTTTATTGAAGATGAGAGACCGTATCTGGTGATGGATTATGTGCCGGGACCGACGCTGAGACAGGTTGTGTTTCCCCATAACCCACTGCCAGAACCGATCGCAATTCACTACATTCGCCAAATTGGATCAGCATTGCAGGCAGTGCATCAAAGTGGGTTATTGCATCGAGATATTAAACCGCAGAATATTCTTCGGTGTGAAGGCACTCACAAGGTAGTATTGATTGATTTTGGCACAGCCCGTGAATTTACCCCTGGGTTGGTTCAAACCCATACAGGGCTGGCGTCTGAAGGATATGCCCCGATCGAACAGTACATTGCTGAAGCTAAACGCACTCCCGCGACGGATGTGTATGGACTGGCAGCCACTCTCTACTCCCTGTTGACGGCGGAAGTTCCGGTGGCAGCACCAATCCGTCACCATCAGCCGCTCCCCGAACCCCGTGATCTCAATCCTACTGTAAGTCAGGCTGTCAACCATGCGGTGATGCGAGGTTTGGCTGTGGAAGCGTGGGAGCGCCCCCAAACGGTGGCGGAATGGCTGACTTGGTTGCCGTCGTCGGAGGAGGCATCGCCTGTGGAACCGGGCATCAATTCATCGATCGCTCCTGAGATAATGACACCGACGGTTGCGACTCAAGCAATCTCCCACACAAGCTTTCTGCCCGATGCCACTCAGGTAACAGCTGCAATCCCCCCAACGGCAACCGCACCGTCTAACCATTCTGCTCGATCGGGCAAAGTCACCGGGCGTGTGTTAGCGGCAATGGCAGTCGCTGGAGTGCTGGCCGGAGCAGGCGGAGCGTTTTGGTTTCACTCACGGCAGGTAGATGCGAATTCAAATACTGCACCGTCTATCGCCACAACCCCGGTTCTGGAGCAAGACACAGCCCCTACTTCCAACCTGCCGATCGCCCCGATTGACGGCGAGTCTGAATTATCCTCACCTGAAAGTTTTGCCACGCCTACTTTTCCCGAAGAAACCCCTCGTACGGAAACAGAAAGCCCACAACCAGAGCCTACGCCTGAATTGCCAACGCCATTATTAAACAATCGACCGATCGTCGGGCTGCCTACTGGAACATCTGAACAACAAGTAGTGGCTCTATTAGGCGCTCCTTCACAAACCAATGCCAACGGCTATTGGCCCAACACCCACACAGCACTTTATGAAGTCGTACCAGAGCAAGTGACGCTGGGATTTATCTATGACAAAGACAGCGATCGAGTGCGGCAAACCGAAGCGGCTTTTGCCCAATCGGTTGATCCCGCAACCATTCGGGAAACTGCTAGTGGAATGCTCAACAGCGCGCTTCCCGCCGATGTAGAGCAAGGGCTGGATCAAGTTTGGTCACGACAGACGAATCGCTATTCGTTTACCGTGGGAGATTTAAGCGGGGTGATTGAACGAAACAATCGCGATCGCATCTATATCGGGATTTGGGAAGCAGACTTGCATGAGTAA
- a CDS encoding SDR family oxidoreductase: protein MKGLKGKTALITGASSGIGQSIAVRLAQEGCNVVINYRSDPKGAQTTEEVAMQQACGQVEDCGVQSLLVQGDVSKEEDIVRMVNATIEKFGSLDILINNAGIQTEKPSHEVTADEFDRVINVNLRGAYLCAREAIKHFLSQNRPGTIINISSVHEIIPRPMYVSYSISKGGMENMTKTLALEYADRHIRVNAIAPGATVTPINNEWTDDPEKRAVVESHIPMGRAGTSEEMAAAVAFLASDEAAYITGQTLFIDGGLTLYADFREAWSA, encoded by the coding sequence ATGAAAGGACTTAAAGGAAAAACAGCTCTCATTACAGGAGCAAGCTCTGGCATTGGTCAGTCTATTGCGGTTCGGTTGGCTCAAGAGGGGTGTAATGTTGTCATTAATTACCGGAGTGATCCCAAAGGGGCACAAACAACGGAAGAAGTGGCGATGCAGCAAGCCTGCGGTCAGGTTGAAGATTGTGGAGTACAGTCTTTACTTGTGCAGGGTGATGTCTCTAAGGAAGAAGATATCGTGCGCATGGTCAATGCCACGATCGAGAAATTTGGCAGTTTAGATATCCTCATCAATAATGCGGGAATCCAAACCGAGAAGCCGTCGCACGAGGTAACAGCGGATGAATTCGATCGTGTCATCAATGTGAACCTGCGCGGAGCCTACCTGTGTGCCCGGGAAGCCATCAAGCACTTCTTGTCACAAAATCGCCCCGGCACTATCATCAATATCTCTAGCGTTCACGAAATTATTCCCCGTCCTATGTATGTGAGCTATTCCATTAGCAAGGGGGGAATGGAGAACATGACTAAAACATTGGCGTTGGAATATGCCGATCGCCACATCCGAGTGAATGCGATCGCACCGGGGGCCACAGTTACGCCGATTAACAATGAATGGACGGATGATCCCGAAAAGCGAGCCGTTGTCGAAAGTCATATTCCTATGGGCCGGGCTGGTACTTCCGAAGAAATGGCGGCGGCGGTAGCGTTTTTGGCCTCAGATGAAGCCGCATATATTACCGGTCAAACTCTGTTTATCGATGGCGGACTGACGCTGTATGCCGATTTTCGGGAAGCCTGGTCTGCGTAG
- a CDS encoding EcsC family protein — protein MTVQDPSSQDQSSQSQSNQQNMDAMNEAIANAVKLTSEAGEAIGNVLHDLVERSTETVGQIVTPIAENSFVQYATRVPGLRWLMAAIGQVDVAKVEREVADLKQKYPLETPEELANRVINDITLKAAGIGFLTNAAPPLALSLFAVDLTAIAALQAELTYHIAAIYGFSLNDPTRRGELLAVWGLSTSGAGVLKTGLNFIEVLPVVGTVVGPTSNAALMFSLGHIARLFYDTKVRNMAKEQATQRAEEFSIDSTSTDSNSLN, from the coding sequence ATGACCGTCCAAGATCCATCCTCTCAAGATCAATCGTCCCAGTCTCAATCTAATCAACAAAATATGGATGCAATGAACGAGGCTATTGCCAATGCCGTCAAGCTGACCTCTGAAGCCGGAGAAGCGATCGGCAATGTCCTGCATGACCTGGTAGAACGGAGTACCGAAACCGTAGGGCAAATTGTTACACCCATTGCTGAGAACTCCTTTGTGCAATATGCAACCCGTGTACCAGGTCTTCGCTGGCTGATGGCAGCCATTGGTCAAGTAGATGTCGCAAAAGTTGAACGCGAGGTTGCCGATTTAAAACAAAAGTATCCGCTGGAAACGCCGGAAGAACTGGCCAATCGCGTGATCAACGACATCACCTTAAAGGCGGCTGGTATTGGGTTCTTGACGAATGCGGCCCCACCGCTGGCTCTATCTTTGTTTGCGGTTGATCTCACAGCGATCGCTGCTCTACAAGCTGAACTGACTTACCACATTGCCGCCATCTATGGGTTCTCTTTAAATGATCCCACGCGACGAGGTGAATTACTAGCCGTCTGGGGACTATCAACCAGTGGAGCAGGCGTGTTAAAAACCGGGCTGAATTTTATCGAAGTTCTGCCAGTTGTAGGCACGGTGGTTGGGCCAACGAGTAATGCAGCATTGATGTTTTCACTGGGACATATTGCCCGTTTGTTCTACGACACCAAGGTGAGAAACATGGCGAAAGAACAAGCCACCCAACGCGCTGAGGAATTTTCGATCGATTCAACCAGCACTGACTCAAACTCATTGAACTAA
- a CDS encoding helix-turn-helix transcriptional regulator: MLTDRNQPSREQWISPLKQLRLQVGLTQAELAKQIPDKTGSGTVSRRAISAWERGEYQPELTIPQVKALCRALKVTLEELPDDCSPQKVK; encoded by the coding sequence ATGCTAACGGACAGAAACCAACCCAGTCGAGAGCAATGGATTTCGCCTCTCAAACAATTGCGCTTGCAAGTGGGGTTAACCCAAGCGGAACTCGCTAAACAAATTCCAGACAAAACCGGATCTGGAACGGTTTCACGGCGTGCAATCAGTGCGTGGGAACGCGGCGAATATCAACCAGAATTAACCATTCCACAGGTAAAAGCGTTATGTCGTGCTCTGAAGGTTACCCTTGAGGAATTGCCGGACGACTGTAGCCCACAAAAGGTAAAGTAA
- a CDS encoding SMP-30/gluconolactonase/LRE family protein: protein MTSTAIKNVLNSRARLGECPLWDADRQLLYWVDILNHRVHEFNPSTGNDRFFEVGDVVGPIALAGEHRLIMAQRDHIAFLDTQSGQVLPILVVEADKPNNRFNDGKCDRQGRFWFNSMSEDEEQAALYRYDPDGSLHLMETGLTIGNGLDWSLDNTTFYHTDSKPHLIYAYDFDANSGSIDNRRVLIDLSHETFEPDGLVVDSEGCIWSAMWNGWCVIRFDPDGNEMMRVDVPVQRPTCCTFGGEELTNLYVTTASVGLSQQDIQKSVEAGDLFCLKTDVSGRPAPAFAG, encoded by the coding sequence ATGACAAGCACTGCCATCAAAAACGTGTTAAATTCCCGCGCTCGTCTAGGAGAATGTCCACTCTGGGATGCCGATCGGCAGTTGTTGTATTGGGTTGATATTCTCAATCATCGGGTTCATGAATTTAATCCATCGACCGGCAACGATCGCTTCTTTGAGGTAGGGGATGTAGTAGGTCCAATCGCGCTAGCAGGCGAGCATCGCTTAATTATGGCCCAACGCGATCACATTGCCTTTTTGGATACACAATCGGGGCAGGTCCTTCCCATTCTGGTTGTAGAGGCTGACAAACCTAACAATCGCTTCAATGATGGCAAGTGCGATCGGCAAGGACGCTTCTGGTTTAATTCGATGAGCGAAGATGAAGAACAGGCGGCTTTGTATCGGTATGATCCCGATGGTTCGCTGCACCTGATGGAAACAGGTTTGACGATCGGCAACGGCTTGGATTGGAGCCTTGATAATACCACCTTTTATCACACCGACTCTAAACCGCATTTGATCTATGCCTATGACTTTGACGCCAACTCTGGTTCCATTGACAATCGCCGAGTATTGATAGACCTTAGCCACGAAACGTTTGAACCGGATGGCTTGGTGGTAGATAGCGAGGGCTGTATTTGGTCAGCCATGTGGAATGGCTGGTGTGTCATTCGGTTCGATCCCGATGGTAACGAGATGATGCGCGTAGACGTTCCAGTTCAACGGCCCACCTGCTGCACCTTTGGTGGAGAAGAGTTGACGAATCTTTATGTCACTACTGCGTCTGTCGGACTGAGCCAACAAGACATCCAAAAGAGCGTCGAGGCTGGTGATTTATTCTGTCTAAAAACTGATGTATCAGGGAGACCCGCCCCTGCTTTCGCTGGATAA
- the isiD gene encoding protein IsiD, which produces MKTLHFSGQDVAKVTEAEIADLAKRLEQDEYTNPFEGLEDWHFLRAIAFQRPELVEPYLYLLDLEAYDEA; this is translated from the coding sequence ATGAAAACGTTGCACTTTTCTGGGCAAGACGTTGCCAAGGTTACTGAAGCAGAGATTGCTGACTTGGCTAAGCGGTTGGAACAAGACGAATACACCAATCCTTTTGAAGGCTTGGAAGACTGGCACTTTCTGCGGGCGATCGCGTTCCAACGACCTGAATTAGTTGAACCCTATCTCTATTTGCTGGATCTGGAAGCCTATGATGAGGCTTAG